In the Nicotiana tabacum cultivar K326 chromosome 16, ASM71507v2, whole genome shotgun sequence genome, one interval contains:
- the LOC107795367 gene encoding uncharacterized protein LOC107795367 has protein sequence MEAAVSVVDKLKSFAKSTQDFASGVFRGGDTPNRRSPIEILKRLQREAFSDIMKLRDRQEKVERVLAFYKSSKGSPFQEASTNVRGEFDAVGAVLMIGTIDERKRNAIERTIRTGIDSRLTFETTVREKDTLVTEFVGSERGQINIQGTPLSLAKVLYAANISDWFSAVAIPVGGRCRDVAVPTSSHEQRGLTDYSSFGPPLLNQLNGSAIAVMGKKLNTVASLAQFVSALPHSGRHLYCFSTFGQVVCQLTSSTKLSILGIHKAATLSSQQHRLAAMSLPIGILQWSGHSEAPLEENGLLDGSVAITLESQRVESTRIGGWVEMKRSNPKYLQWAVNVADTPEDDFGWGFSLGGLMQGPRSWEHFQVESFINFNLGKKCKLQPGLLYVRDGATQFPALMFRTSWSL, from the exons ATGGAAGCAGCAGTTTCAGTTGTAGATAAGCTAAAATCTTTTGCCAAATCCACCCAAGATTTCGCTTCCGGCGTTTTCCGCGGCGGCGACACTCCTAACCGTCGAAGTCCG ATTGAGATCTTGAAGAGATTGCAGCGAGAAGCTTTTTCAGATATTATGAAGCTAAGAGACAGACAAGAGAAGGTGGAGCGAGTGCTTGCTTTCTATAAATCGTCAAAAGGAAGTCCATTCCAAGAAGCTAGCACTAATGTAAGGGGAGAATTTGATGCTGTGGGTGCAGTGTTGATGATCGGTACCATTGATGAACGCAAGCGCAATgcaattgaaagaacaattaggaCTGGAATTGATTCTAGGCTGACTTTTGAAACAACTGTACGTGAAAAAGATACACTTGTCACAGAGTTTGTTGGCAGCGAAAGAGGCCAAATAAATATCCAGGGCACTCCACTTTCTTTAGCAAAAGTTCTTTATGCAGCAAATATTAGTGATTGGTTCTCTGCAGTTGCCATTCCAGTTGGTGGTCGATGCAGAGATGTTGCAGTGCCTACAAGTTCACATGAG CAAAGGGGCCTGACAGATTATTCATCATTTGGGCCGCCCCTGCTGAATCAACTAAATGGTAGTGCAATCGCTGTGATGGGCAAAAAGTTAAATACAGTTGCTTCCTTGGCTCAGTTTGTCTCTGCATTGCCACACTCCGGTAGACATTTGTATTGTTTCAGCACTTTTGGTCAAGTTGTTTGCCAACTTACAAGCAGTACAAAGCTATCCATCTTGGGCATACACAAAGCAGCTACTCTGTCAAGTCAACAGCATAGACTCGCAGCTATGTCATTGCCTATTGGCATTTTACAATGGTCAGGGCATTCTGAGGCTCCCTTGGAGGAAAACGGCCTCTTAGATGGATCAGTCGCTATAACACTAGAGTCACAACGTGTCGAAAGTACAAGAATTGGTGGTTGGGTAGAGATGAAAAGATCAAATCCCAAATATTTGCAGTGGGCAGTTAATGTAGCCGATACCCCcgaggatgatttcggatggggTTTTAGCCTTGGTGGTTTGATGCAAGGTCCAAGAAGTTGGGAACATTTTCAGGTTGAAAGCTTTATCAATTTTAACTTAGGAAAGAAATGCAAGTTGCAACCAGGTCTGCTCTATGTAAGAGATGGAGCTACTCAGTTTCCTGCACTGATGTTTCGTACTAGTTGGTCCTTGTGA
- the LOC107795366 gene encoding receptor protein kinase TMK1-like encodes MKKTHLGLKLVAFLVLVFFSAFFSGVKSQENDATVMLALKKSLNPPQEMGWLDPDPCKWSHVGCSVGKRVTRIQIGHQNLEGTLPQELAKLTALEHLELQWNKISGPLPSLNGLSSLQVLIISNNQFSSIPIDFFSGMTSLISVNIDNNPFASWSIPESLKNASVIQDFSANSANITGKIPEFLGADEFPGLVSLHLALNNLEGELPSSFSGSLIESLWLNGQNLSGGIDVLQNMTFLREVWLNDNEFSGPLPDFSGLKSLETLSVRDNSFTGPVPTSLVNQESLKVVNLTNNLFQGPVPKFKDSVSMDLVKDTNSFCLPVPGDCDPRVNTLLSIVKSMNYPRKFGENWKGNNPCADWFGITCNNGNITIVNFQNMGLSGIISPEFASLKSLQRLVLADNNLTGSIPEELTTLAGLAELDVSNNQIYGKLPSFRNNVILKTSGNPDIGKDNANSTSQGTTSPGTSGSPGSGSGGDITAQATHTKSKNWIQIIVFSVIGGILVLCLIAIAAFYLYRSKQKRFTRVQNPNAMVIHPRHSSSDDNDNVKVTVVGSSVTVGAVGETHTVSISETSDLPTAEGGNMVISIQVLRTVTNNFSEDNILGRGGFGTVYKGELHDGTKIAVKRMEGGVITGKGLNEFKSEIAVLTKVRHRHLVALLGYCLDGNEKLLVYEYMPQGTLSSHLFNWAEEGLKPLEWTNRLTIALDVARGVEYLHSLAHQSFIHRDLKPSNILLGDDMRAKVADFGLVRLAPEGKGSIETRIAGTFGYLAPEYAVTGRVTTKVDVFSFGVILMELITGRRALDESQPEESMHLVTWFRRMHINKDTFRKAIDPTIDLNEETLASINTVAELAGHCCAREPYQRPDMGHAVNVLSSLVELWRPSDQCSEDIYGIDLDMSLPQALKKWQAYEGRSHMDSSSSSYLPSLDNTQTSIPTRPSGFADSFTSSDGR; translated from the exons atgaaaaAAACCCATCTTGGGTTAAAGCTTGTAGCTTTTTtggttcttgtttttttttctgcATTTTTTTCTGGTGTAAAATCTCAAGAAAATGATGCCACAGTGATGTTGGCTTTGAAAAAAAGCTTAAATCCACCTCAAGAAATGGGCTGGTTGGATCCGGATCCATGCAAATGGAGCCATGTGGGTTGTTCAGTGGGCAAACGGGTCACCCGGATCCAAATTGGGCACCAAAATCTTGAAGGTACTTTGCCACAAGAACTGGCTAAACTTACTGCACTTGAACATTTAGAGCTTCAATGGAATAAAATTTCTGGCCCTTTGCCTAGTTTAAATGGATTAAGTTCATTGCAAGTGTTAATTATTAGTAATAATCAGTTTAGTTCAATTCCTATTGATTTCTTTAGTGGTATGACTTCATTAATATCAGTTAATATTGATAATAATCCATTTGCTAGTTGGAGTATACCTGAGAGCCTTAAAAATGCTTCAGTAATTCAAGATTTTTCAGCAAATTCAGCTAATATTACTGGAAAAATTCCTGAGTTTTTAGGAGCTGATGAGTTTCCTGGATTAGTGAGCTTACATTTAGCTCTTAATAACTTGGAGGGTGAATTGCCTTCTAGTTTTTCGGGTTCGTTGATTGAGTCTTTGTGGTTAAATGGACAGAATCTTAGTGGAGGAATTGATGTTTTACAGAATATGACATTCTTGAGGGAGGTTTGGTTAAATGACAATGAATTTTCAGGCCCTTTACCCGACTTTTCGGGGTTAAAGTCTTTGGAGACATTGAGTGTTAGAGATAATTCTTTTACGGGACCAGTGCCGACTTCTTTGGTGAATCAAGAATCTTTGAAAGTTGTTAACTTGACTAATAATTTGTTTCAAGGACCGGTTCCCAAGTTCAAAGATTCAGTTTCTATGGATTTGGTAAAAGATACCAATAGTTTTTGTTTACCAGTACCAGGCGATTGTGATCCGAGAGTCAATACATTGCTTTCAATTGTGAAATCGATGAATTATCCTAGGAAGTTTGGGGAGAATTGGAAGGGAAATAATCCTTGTGCAGACTGGTTTGGGATAACTTGTAATAACGGGAACATTACCATCGTAAATTTCCAGAATATGGGGCTTTCAGGAATAATATCTCCTGAATTTGCTTCACTGAAGTCACTTCAAAGATTAGTTCTTGCAGATAATAACCTCACAGGTTCAATTCCCGAGGAACTCACGACCTTGGCAGGTCTTGCAGAGTTAGATGTATCAAACAACCAAATATATGGTAAGTTACCCTCTTTTAGGAATAATGTGATCTTGAAAACTAGTGGAAACCCTGATATAGGGAAGGACAATGCTAATTCAACTTCCCAAGGCACTACTTCTCCCGGTACATCAGGTTCTCCGGGCTCTGGTTCTGGCGGTGACATAACTGCACAAGCTACGCATACAAAGTCCAAAAACTGGATACAAATTATAGTATTTTCTGTAATTGGGGGCATCTTGGTGCTTTGTTTGATTGCGATAGCAGCTTTCTATCTGTACAGAAGCAAACAAAAGCGTTTTACTCGAGTGCAGAATCCTAATGCAATGGTCATCCATCCACGCCATTCTAGTTCCGACGACAATGATAATGTGAAGGTCACAGTTGTAGGATCTAGTGTCACTGTTGGTGCAGTTGGTGAGACTCATACTGTTTCTATTAGTGAAACAAGTGACCTTCCAACGGCCGAAGGTGGAAATATGGTGATTTCCATTCAAGTCCTGAGGACTGTGACCAATAATTTTAGTGAAGATAACATACTAGGTCGGGGAGGTTTTGGCACAGTCTACAAAGGGGAGTTGCACGACGGGACGAAGATTGCCGTCAAGAGAATGGAAGGTGGAGTTATCACTGGGAAGGGACTCAATGAATTCAAATCTGAGATTGCGGTTTTGACCAAGGTTAGGCATAGGCATCTCGTTGCTCTACTCGGGTACTGTCTTGACGGGAATGAAAAACTTCTTGTTTATGAATACATGCCTCAAGGGACACTAAGCAGCCATCTTTTTAACTGGGCAGAGGAAGGGCTGAAACCGCTGGAATGGACAAATAGGTTGACAATTGCATTAGATGTTGCTAGGGGAGTAGAATACCTCCACAGTTTGGCCCACCAGAGTTTCATTCACAGGGATTTGAAGCCGTCCAATATTCTTCTAGGTGATGATATGAGGGCTAAGGTTGCAGATTTTGGCCTTGTTCGACTTGCTCCAGAAGGAAAAGGATCCATAGAGACAAGGATTGCTGGGACATTTGGATATCTGGCACCAGAATATGCAG TGACTGGAAGAGTAACAACGAAAGTGGATGTGTTTAGTTTTGGTGTGATTTTGATGGAACTCATAACGGGAAGAAGGGCTCTTGACGAAAGCCAACCCGAGGAGAGCATGCATCTAGTAACGTGGTTCCGAAGAATGCACATTAATAAGGACACATTCCGAAAGGCAATTGACCCAACAATTGACCTCAATGAGGAAACGCTTGCCAGCATCAACACTGTAGCCGAGCTAGCTGGACACTGTTGTGCGAGGGAACCATATCAAAGACCCGACATGGGTCATGCTGTTAATGTTCTTTCATCTCTAGTGGAGCTATGGAGACCATCCGATCAATGCTCAGAGGACATATATGGTATTGATCTCGACATGTCACTGCCTCAGGCTCTTAAGAAGTGGCAGGCTTATGAAGGTAGAAGTCACATGGATTCATCTTCTTCGTCGTACCTTCCAAGTTTGGACAACACTCAAACTAGTATACCAACCCGGCCCTCTGGCTTCGCGGACTCTTTCACATCTTCTGATGGCAGATGA
- the LOC107795365 gene encoding uncharacterized protein LOC107795365, whose product MAVIVLSSSAICCNNFNCISLTETRQSTNSSSTLHLSIGYNGLVRGGTCSRVLNFFPCGYVINCKKIRKRNVGSSRFVIKSSKNDVLLVNGKKPRNNISAEEVLRDLKSISDPNEALCLFKSVGEMPRVVHTTETCNYMLEYLRVHERINDMAQVFDLMQKQIIYRSLDTYLIIFKGLNIRGGIREAPFALERMRKAGFVLNAYSYNGLIHLILQAGFWKEGLKVYRRMVSEELKPSLKTYSALMVACGKRRDTETVMTLLSEMDGLGLRPNIYTFTICIRVLGRAGKIDDACAILKRMDDEGCAPDVVTYTVLIDALCIAGKLDVAKEVFVKMKSGCHKPDRVTYITLLDRFSDRGDLESVRDFLDRMEADGYKADVVSFTILVDALCKVGKVNEAFATLDVMREKGILPNLHTYNSLIRGLLRTNRVDEALELFDSMESLGIKLTAYTYILFIDHYGKSGEPDKALETFEKMKVHGIVPNIVACNASLYSIAEMGRLGEAKSIFDAIRESGYVPNSITYNMMMKCYSNAGKIDEAIKLLSEMIESGCDPDVIVVNSLIDILYKDGRASEAWAMFYRMKEMKLAPSVVTYNTLLAGLGKEGKIREANELFDSMTLQGCPPNTITYNTLLDSLCKNGEVDKALTLLYQMSGPNCSPDVFTYNTVIFGLAKEKRVTEAFLLYHQMKKKLYPDCVTVYALLPTLVKDGSIEDAVKIVEGFVNRGLNRSERSFWLHLMEGVLGEAELDHSISFAERLASNRLCTNDLIIVPVIRVLCKQKKALDAHALFVKFKNEFGIRPTLRSYYPLVEGLLDVHLKELAWNLFKEMKDAGCSPDVYTYNLFLDELGKSGKIDELFELYEEMLHRGCKPITITYNILISGLVKSNKVERAIDLYYDLVSLGVTPTPCTYGPLIDGLLKVENFDKAKDFFEEMVDYGCRPNCAIYNILINGFGKAGDLEAACDLFNRMKKEGVRPDLKTYTILVDCLCTAGKVDDALHYFEELKSAGLDPDLISYNLMINGVGKSGKMKEALYLLDEMQSRGVTPNLYTYNSLILNLGIAGMLEEAGKMYEELQRLGLEPNVFTYNALIRGYSKSGDPDGAYAVYEKMMVGGCSPNTGTFAQLPN is encoded by the coding sequence ATGGCTGTAATTGTACTTAGCTCCTCAGCAATTTGCTGCAATAATTTCAACTGTATATCTTTAACCGAGACTAGACAATCTACTAATAGTAGTAGTACACTACATTTATCAATTGGTTATAACGGATTAGTTAGAGGAGGAACATGTTCAAGAGTCTTGAATTTTTTTCCTTGTGGGTATGTGATTAATTGCAAGAAAATTAGGAAAAGAAATGTGGGGTCCTCAAGATTTGTCATAAAAAGTTCAAAAAATGATGTTTTGTTAGTGAATGGGAAAAAACCTAGAAACAACATCTCTGCTGAGGAAGTATTGAGGGACTTGAAGTCGATTTCGGACCCGAATGAAGCTTTGTGTTTGTTTAAATCTGTAGGGGAAATGCCTAGGGTTGTGCATACTACAGAGACATGTAATTACATGCTGGAGTATTTGAGGGTTCATGAGAGGATTAATGATATGGCTCAAGTGTTTGATTTGATGCAAAAACAGATAATATATAGGAGTTTGGAtacttatttgattatatttaagGGTCTGAATATTAGGGGAGGTATACGGGAAGCTCCATTTGCTCTTGAAAGGATGAGAAAGGCAGGGTTTGTGTTGAATGCCTACTCGTATAATGGGTTGATACATTTGATCCTTCAAGCGGGGTTTTGGAAGGAAGGTTTAAAGGTTTATAGGAGGATGGTTTCGGAAGAGCTTAAGCCGAGTCTTAAAACGTATTCTGCGTTAATGGTCGCATGTGGTAAAAGAAGGGATACTGAGACGGTCATGACATTGTTAAGCGAGATGGATGGTCTGGGATTAAGGCCGAATATTTACACTTTTACCATTTGTATTAGAGTGCTTGGAAGGGCCGGAAAAATTGACGATGCTTGTGCTATTTTAAAGAGAATGGATGATGAAGGTTGTGCACCGGATGTTGTTACTTACACGGTTCTCATTGATGCTCTTTGCATTGCTGGGAAGCTGGATGTTGCTAAAGAAGTCTTTGTCAAGATGAAATCTGGGTGCCATAAACCTGATCGAGTGACTTACATCACTTTGCTAGACAGGTTTAGCGATCGTGGAGACTTGGAGTCGGTAAGGGACTTCTTGGACAGGATGGAGGCTGATGGTTATAAAGCAGATGTCGTTTCTTTCACCATACTTGTTGATGCTTTGTGCAAAGTAGGAAAGGTCAATGAAGCATTTGCTACATTAGATGTAATGAGAGAAAAAGGGATTTTACCTAATCTTCATACTTATAATTCATTGATTAGGGGCCTGCTAAGAACTAACAGAGTCGATGAAGCATTGGAGCTGTTTGATAGCATGGAATCTCTTGGAATTAAGCTTACAGCTTACACGTATATCCTGTTTATCGACCATTATGGGAAGTCAGGCGAGCCTGACAAAGCACTTGAAACATTCGAGAAGATGAAAGTTCATGGAATTGTTCCTAACATTGTTGCTTGCAATGCATCTTTGTATAGTATAGCAGAAATGGGAAGGCTTGGGGAGGCGAAAAGTATATTTGATGCAATTAGAGAGAGTGGATATGTACCGAATTCTATCACCTACAACATGATGATGAAATGCTATAGTAATGCAGGGAAAATTGATGAAGCTATTAAATTACTCTCTGAGATGATAGAAAGTGGCTGTGATCCTGATGTGATTGTAGTCAATTCATTGATTGACATACTTTATAAGGACGGTCGGGCTAGTGAGGCGTGGGCAATGTTTTACAGAATGAAGGAGATGAAACTGGCTCCTAGCGTTGTGACCTACAACACTCTACTGGCCGGATTaggaaaagagggaaaaattCGAGAGGCCAATGAATTATTTGATAGCATGACTCTTCAGGGGTGTCCTCCAAACACAATCACTTATAATACCCTTTTAGATAGTCTTTGCAAGAATGGTGAGGTTGATAAAGCCTTGACGCTGCTTTATCAAATGTCCGGACCAAATTGCTCTCCGGATGTTTTCACTTATAACACTGTCATTTTTGGGTTGGCTAAAGAAAAAAGGGTAACCGAAGCATTTTTGCTTTACCATCAGATGAAGAAGAAACTATATCCCGACTGTGTAACTGTGTATGCTCTTCTTCCTACTCTTGTGAAAGATGGTTCAATTGAGGATGCTGTTAAGATTGTGGAGGGTTTCGTTAACCGGGGTTTGAATAGGTCGGAGAGATCCTTTTGGCTACACTTGATGGAAGGTGTTTTGGGTGAAGCTGAATTAGATCATTCCATTTCTTTTGCAGAAAGACTTGCATCTAATCGTCTTTGCACAAATGATTTAATAATAGTACCTGTTATTAGAGTTCTGTGCAAGCAGAAGAAAGCccttgatgctcatgcacttttTGTTAAGTTCAAGAATGAATTCGGAATTCGTCCAACACTAAGATCATATTATCCCTTAGTTGAAGGACTTCTGGATGTTCATCTTAAAGAATTGGCGTGGAATCTTTTCAAGGAGATGAAAGATGCTGGTTGTTCTCCCGATGTTTATACCTATAATTTATTTCTTGATGAACTTGGTAAGTCGGGGAAGATTGATGAACTTTTTGAGCTGTACGAGGAAATGCTCCACAGAGGATGTAAGCCGATCACGATAACTTACAATATTCTCATTTCTGGTTTGGTGAAGTCTAATAAAGTAGAGAGAGCAATAGATTTGTACTATGATCTTGTAAGTCTAGGCGTTACACCTACTCCTTGTACATATGGTCCTCTCATAGATGGGCTATTGAAGGTTGAAAATTTCGACAAAGCAAAGGACTTCTTTGAGGAAATGGTGGACTATGGATGCAGACCTAATTGTGCTATCTACAACATTCTCATAAATGGGTTTGGGAAAGCAGGTGATCTTGAAGCCGCTTGTGACCTCTTTAACAGAATGAAGAAAGAAGGAGTTAGACCGGATTTAAAGACTTACACCATTCTTGTAGATTGCCTATGCACTGCAGGGAAGGTGGACGATGCTCTGCACTACTTTGAGGAACTGAAGTCAGCTGGCCTTGATCCTGATTTGATTTCTTACAACCTTATGATCAACGGAGTCGGGAAGTCTGGTAAAATGAAGGAAGCATTGTATCTTCTTGATGAGATGCAAAGCAGAGGAGTTACCCCAAACCTTTATACCTATAATTCCTTAATACTCAATCTTGGGATTGCTGGAATGTTGGAGGAGGCCGGAAAGATGTATGAAGAACTTCAGCGGCTGGGTCTTGAACCCAATGTTTTTACATATAATGCTCTTATTAGAGGGTACAGCAAGTCCGGTGATCCGGATGGTGCATATGCCGTTTATGAGAAGATGATGGTTGGGGGTTGTAGCCCCAATACTGGGACTTTTGCTCAGCTACCTAATTAA